In a genomic window of Longimicrobiales bacterium:
- a CDS encoding GNAT family N-acetyltransferase: METRLLTANDRSEWQRMLLGLYPNSVAADHAPSMDAYLTGSSSGELVPAAVFVVARSDETVGGFLELSVRNYAEGCTGDTPYIESWFVDADLRRSGAGRALMHAAEHWAREHGYSEIASDALLDNEISHAAHRALGFEEVERTVHFRKAL, translated from the coding sequence ATGGAGACGCGACTGCTCACGGCGAATGACCGGTCGGAGTGGCAACGCATGCTCCTCGGCCTCTACCCGAACTCGGTCGCGGCTGATCACGCTCCGTCGATGGACGCATATCTCACGGGCAGCTCCAGCGGTGAGCTGGTGCCAGCCGCCGTCTTCGTCGTCGCGCGCAGTGACGAAACCGTGGGTGGATTCCTGGAGCTTTCCGTCCGGAACTACGCCGAGGGTTGCACGGGAGACACACCGTATATCGAGAGCTGGTTCGTCGACGCAGATCTGCGTCGCTCGGGTGCCGGTCGCGCACTCATGCACGCCGCTGAGCACTGGGCTCGGGAGCATGGTTATTCGGAGATCGCATCCGACGCCCTTCTCGACAACGAGATCAGTCACGCTGCGCACCGGGCTCTGGGTTTCGAAGAGGTCGAACGCACGGTCCATTTTCGCAAGGCGCTCTGA